In a single window of the Acyrthosiphon pisum isolate AL4f chromosome X, pea_aphid_22Mar2018_4r6ur, whole genome shotgun sequence genome:
- the LOC107885368 gene encoding uncharacterized protein LOC107885368, with translation MDTANLPSGHPCYVVDRKKSPGYFSDEVDANIITEFCALRAKSYAFNVYAGPEVRVGGGEKIKAKGIRSHVVKNHMTLEDHRKCLFGEEGVELYRDNVSIKSFNHQLMTIKTKKLTYNSYDDKRVVLEDKINTLAHGHYSIEEDDIWPELEEDGGNWNEEEKGLMIGLLHYIT, from the exons ATGGACACCGCCAACCTGCCCAGTGGCCATCCATGTTATGTTGTAGATAGGAAGAAGTCCCCAGGGTACTTTTCTGATGAAGTGGatgctaatattattactgaGTTCTGTGCGTTGAGGGCCAAGTCGTATGCGTTTAATGTATATGCTGGACCAGAAGTCAGAGTAGGAGGAGGAGAGAAAATTAAAGCGAAGGGTATCAGGTCTCATGTGGTTAAAAACCACATGACATTGGAAGATCATAGGAAGTGTTTGTTTGGGGAAGAAGGAGTAGAGTTATACAGAGATAATGTTTCAATTAAGTCGTTTAACCACCAACTGATGACgataaaaacaaagaaattgACATACAACAGCTACGATGATAAGAGGGTGGTGCtagaagataaaataaatacactagCCCATGGTCATTATAGTATAGA GGAAGATGATATATGGCCAGAACTTGAGGAAGATGGGGGGAACTGGAACGAGGAAGAGAAAGGATTAATGATAGGTCTTCTACATTACATAACctga